One Plasmodium gaboni strain SY75 chromosome 1, whole genome shotgun sequence DNA segment encodes these proteins:
- a CDS encoding putative exported protein (Plasmodium exported protein, unknown function): protein MDVKNLKNILTYINRYDNEKNIFQAKQRIQTNKIKNNHFVSFGHPFFIYILFIYIFQSFQKHPFYQSYPNLHIINTYHKFNNHRLLTEYQHLFENKKDRKSIFYQTYKTNDKYFNPYDHDDGCNLNFIQYLNYFHKKYRQKEKLQLPMLREYENYSAPPYNTVDQGANQYSHVLQLQNEKDKKYEQIRQNDKNSQNEKDKKYEKDIQYEQNSQNEKDIQYEKDIQYEQNSQNEKDIQYEQNERNITNGEYTPYYECDINCHLFNYYYNNPNSYTTYSISLDRGFILPFPSSQTDYMNYLDDNRFYTYDDNEEEEYDEYEEYEEYEKYNEQEQYDDDIYLYNKQNNIRVFPKYTNKFNVYPYNIEMSYLEDGRTSYKKVNYSDKKYKENFFSELIILFLFICYFLHGIA, encoded by the exons atggatgttaaaaatttaaagaatattCTTACATATATCAACAGAtatgataatgaaaaaaatatattccaAGCTAAACAAAGAATacaaacaaataaaataaaaaataatcattttGTATCTTTTGGACAccctttttttatatatatacttttcatttatatatttcaaagTTTTCAAAAG cATCCATTTTATCAATCTTACCCTAAtcttcatataataaatacatatcACAAGTTTAATAACCACAGATTATTAACAGAATATCAACACctttttgaaaataaaaaagacAGAAAATCTATATTCTATCAAAcatataaaacaaatgataaatattttaatcCATACGATCATGACGATGGTTgtaatttaaattttatacaatatttaaattattttcataaaaaatatagacaaaaagaaaaattacAACTACCAATGTTAAGGgaatatgaaaattataGCGCACCTCCTTATAATACTGTCGATCAAGGAGCAAATCAATATTCCCACGTATTGCAACTgcaaaatgaaaaagataaaaaatatgaacaaatcaggcaaaatgataaaaacagccaaaatgaaaaagataaaaaatatgaaaaagatatacaatatgaacaaaatagccaaaatgaaaaagacatacaatatgaaaaagatatacaatatgaacaaaatagccaaaatgaaaaagatatacaatatgaacaaaatgAGAGAAACATTACAAATGGCGAATACACTCCATATTATGAATGTGACATAAATTGCCATTTGTTCAATTATTACTACAATAACCCAAACAGCTATACAACTTATAGTATATCTCTAGATAGAGGATTCATATTACCATTTCCAAGTTCTCAGACAgattatatgaattatttaGACGATAACAGattttatacatatgaCGATAATGAAGAGGAAGAATATGATGAATATGAAGAATATGAAGAgtatgaaaaatataatgaacAAGAGCaatatgatgatgatatatatttatataataaacaaaataacATTCGTGTGTTTCctaaatatacaaataagTTCAACGTGTATccatataatattgaaatGTCTTATTTAGAAGACGGAAGAACTTCTTACAAAAAAGTAAATTATagtgataaaaaatataaagaaaatttcttttcagagcttattattttgtttctctttatatgttattttttacatgGTATAGCATAA
- a CDS encoding putative exported protein (Plasmodium exported protein, unknown function), whose translation MSMVSLKKIKIHDKIIHTNKHNNEEKRKKVVDLKLTIEQNDNIKSKGLFFYRDFYFVLFLLVCIFQSFYEPPFNHPRSDQNQKRTHKRHYHYRLLTDYHHISDTITYKTNTLYQPSNEKKEEKKKKEKKTSGLSNIFLSGTNKAQTKVSNNKRDISLTVQKQNNVTNKSKNNKNDKRTISISKKRNHSCSNNNNNKEEEEKCTKNFTQYLDYFNSNFKENKNKNTTLTNQLYQQQSHNSLNNNNTTISQSDKYTNTNIPHNNNEHVKEQPCNNRTQKRNKMINYQRQGSQTSYNSRYDSITNNYQRQGNQTSYNSRYDSIKNNYPRQGSQTSYNSRYNSITNNYPRQNSQTSYNSRYNSITNNRKHSETEELQERYTVYTNKLQKSGNRHESLHSYNIKENTKNNKKKAQGNNIKDNKNFNKHTNELLNGDQNGPHGYLVPYGYSVPYGYSGPYGYSVPHDYSVPYGHDAHTGHSNNFLQSSQYTPYEQNGSYPPYGNIVYYGPYIQNGNHMEPIPYVVTPSGELMLPHYDPHANGGYVVMPVDSFTQQQINLYIDSTVQTRELQMRQVYTQELMEYKRELKLNYEYERRMSKLQRRLINLSTIFMLIGSIILMCMT comes from the exons ATGAGCATGGTGAgtttaaagaaaataaaaatacatgATAAGATAATACATAcaaataaacataataatgaagaaaaaaggAAGAAAGTAGTAGATTTAAAACTAACGATAgaacaaaatgataatataaaaagtaaaggactctttttttatcgagatttttattttgtgCTTTTCCTTTTAGTATGCATATTTCAATCTTTTTACGAg CCCCCTTTCAATCACCCTCGTAGTGATCAAAACCAAAAAAGAACACACAAAAGGCACTACCATTACAGACTATTGACAGATTATCATCACATATCAGATACAATAACATATAAGACCAATACCTTATATCAACCATCTAATGagaaaaaagaagaaaagaaaaaaaaagaaaaaaaaacctCAGGGTTGtctaatatatttctaaGTGGAACTAATAAAGCACAAACAAAAgtatcaaataataaaagagATATTAGTTTAACCGTtcaaaaacaaaataatgtaacaaataaatctaaaaacaataaaaatgataaacGTACGATTAGTATATCgaaaaaaagaaatcaTAGTTGTAgcaataataataataataaagaagaagaagaaaaatgtACTAAAAATTTTACACAATATTTAGATTACTTCAATAGtaattttaaagaaaacaaaaataaaaatacaacATTAACAAATCAGTTGTATCAACAACAATCTCataattctttaaataataataatacaacAATATCTCAAAGTGATAAGTATACAAATACAAACATACcacataataataatgaacaTGTGAAAGAACAACCATGTAATAATAGAAcacaaaaaagaaataaaatgatCAATTATCAAAGACAAGGTAGTCAAACTAGTTATAACTCACGATATGATAGtataacaaataattatcaaAGACAAGGTAATCAAACTAGTTATAACTCACGATATGAtagtataaaaaataattacCCCAGACAAGGTAGTCAAACTAGTTATAACTCACGATATAATAGtataacaaataattaCCCCAGACAAAATAGTCAAACGAGTTATAACTCACGATATAATAGTATAACAAATAATCGAAAACATTCAGAAACAGAAGAACTACAAGAACGTTATACAGtttatacaaataaattacaaaaaaGTGGTAATCGACATGAATCTTTACATTCCTATAacataaaagaaaatacaaaaaataataaaaaaaaagcacaaggtaataatataaaagataataaaaattttaataaacaCACAAATGAGTTATTAAATGGTGATCAGAATGGACCGCATGGCTATTTAGTACCATATGGCTATTCAGTACCATATGGCTATTCAGGACCATATGGCTATTCAGTACCGCATGACTATTCAGTACCATATGGTCATGATGCCCATACTGGACATAGTAACAATTTTTTACAGTCATCTCAATATACACCTTACGAACAAAATGGATCTTATCCGCCTTATGGAaatattgtatattatGGGCCTTATATACAAAATGGTAATCATATGGAACCTATTCCATATGTTGTAACACCATCAGGAGAATTAATGTTACCACATTATGATCCACATGCAAATGGAGGTTATGTAGTTATGCCAGTGGACTCATTTACACAGCAACAAATTAATTTGTATATCGATTCAACAGTTCAAACAAGAGAATTACAAATGCGTCAGGTATACACACAGGAATTAATGGAATATAAAAGagaattaaaattaaattatgaaTACGAAAGACGTATGTCGAAGCTACAAAGGCGATTAATTAATCTAAGTACCATTTTTATGTTAATAGGTTCGATAATACTCATGTGTATGACTTAA
- a CDS encoding exported protein (hyp1): MKNIKRELFLFFVVLFFLYIICGCIYEKLYECQYNKIYNNPHESEKYRQFNKIRLLSENKNILEFNKEKISLHDYINNDNYNTLDAIDYNFYNDKEEQCNDTTCVDKKNYNRTNNNEEECSKNFYQYLKYMEQNVNVNTNNINTELQIISNDHNKQNYNYDNNSDNNNNNSDNNNNNNSEYGETNYFLERNNKLIDSQQNEMNNIFQETINKTLTYDMSTENSHTNNNSIHYETQNGNREYMNLSNNNLTYIISPYDILPYNDQNNLSQYETLDSNHCNDLNIYNPYYQPIDLPYYEPVSYAHDRSNNYSHHSNHNYSHHSNHNYSHHSNHNYSHHSNHNYPHHSNHNHNHSHHNHPHHNHSHHNHSHHNHSHHNHHRYGPGGDPYHRHDHIMDRSYYNNNLQNDNDDMMLTYNQMNDNKSLYDEQNFELELKKIIKKNHLQNGNITDSCDTRVSDYNKKLVEYNKKLNEYNEKLNEYTRRLNEYNKKHNENKQSRQNNNENTLSQDIVLYGADFQNAFRYRQNTRSYYSNIHSNREEDLDRVIDFTNNNNASEDEYTFGNEQEIYHQHSKRLEKKLFDYQNGTNPLINFLERHF, translated from the exons atgaaaaatataaaacgtgaacttttccttttttttgtagtccttttttttctatatattatttgtgGTTGTATATATGAAAAGTTGTATGag tgtcaatataacaaaatttataataatccTCATGAATCAGAAAAGTATAGACAATTTAATAAGATCCGATTATTATcagaaaataaaaatatattagaattcaataaagaaaaaatatctttacatgattatataaataatgataattataatacGTTAGATGCGATtgattataatttttataatgataaGGAAGAGCAATGTAATGATACTACTTGTgttgataaaaaaaattataatagaactaataataatgaagaagaaTGTAGTAAAAATTTCTATCAgtatttaaaatatatggaaCAAAACGTTAATgtaaatacaaataatataaatacagaattacaaattataagtaatgatcataataaacaaaattataattatgataataatagtgataataataataataatagtgataataataataataataatagtgaATATGGTGAAACTAATTATTTCTTagaaagaaataataaactTATAGACAGTCAACAAAACgaaatgaataatatattccaagaaacaataaataaaacacTAACATATGATATGTCAACAGAAAATTCacatacaaataataattcaatTCATTATGAAACTCAAAATGGAAATAGAGAATATATGAACCTATCGAATAATAATTTgacatatattatttctcCTTATGATATATTACCTTATAATgatcaaaataatttatcaCAATATGAAACTCTAGATAGTAATCACTGTAACGATCTAAACATTTATAATCCATATTATCAACCTATTGATCTTCCATACTATGAACCGGTTAGTTATGCACATGATAGATCTAATAATTATTCTCATCATAGTAATCATAATTATTCTCATCATAGTAATCATAATTATTCTCATCATAGTAATCATAATTATTCTCATCATAGTAATCATAATTATCCTCATCATAGTAATCATAATCATAATCATTCTCATCATAATCATCCTCATCATAATCATTCTCATCATAATCATTCTCATCATAATCATTCTCATCATAATCATCATAGATATGGACCCGGGGGGGACCCATATCATAGACACGATCATATAATGGATCGATCttattataacaataaCCTACAGAATGACAATGACGATATGATGTTAACATATAATCAAatgaatgataataaatcCTTGTATGATGAACAAAATTTCGAATtagaattaaaaaaaattataaaaaaaaaccatTTACAAAATGGTAATATCACAGATAGTTGTGACACTAGAGTTAgtgattataataaaaaattagtggaatataataaaaaattaaatgaatataatgaaaaattaaatgaatatacTAGAAgattaaatgaatataataaaaaacataatGAGAATAAACAAAGTAgacaaaataataatgaaaatacaTTATCACAAGATATAGTTCTATATGGAGCAGATTTTCAAAATGCTTTTAGATATAGACAAAACACACGCTCCtattattcaaatatacATTCAAACAGAGAAGAAGATCTTGATAGAGTAATAGATTTtactaataataataatgcATCTGAAGATGAATATACATTCGGAAATGAACAAGAAATATATCATCAACATTCAAAACgtttagaaaaaaaattatttgaCTATCAAAATGGTACTAACCCATTAATAAACTTTTTAGAGCGtcatttttaa
- a CDS encoding surface-associated interspersed protein 1.1 (SURFIN 1.1) — translation MQKIGITSNILIELEKNIVKRSGPIEVWKKKFLEEVSEKINKSLKKEDTKECKKNCRNFNYWMDDKEEDFVSKKFFLNEFITSSVWKNEFEKAIINILKKEAKSCSRNRKKYPKEIRNIMGELEDYIDDINDYKEKLKSGYCWSEKYTDYIIWLKKMKEHFMTHKDWNLLKNNKYKRYIVKYLKRSLDDMFQNKIECISDIPDIKEEVVELVSKHKTNVDLKSSNGEDVKNVNTEIFPTPKDPEIKEPPIEIVSKPLEWLLFNNFTMSGNNSTPEYSRVTNYKVRPTSIQVMNKVPPTVTSNFLPKDFPYIVAWILGAIIAGTLFVFGRTRKKQKAITLRTEEVVKEKIKVVDEAKEKKIPVRTENEHMKKNFFWKWVTIIEIHFLIIEDIRKYEWDMNKEDFLSICINEFMNEKNRKCLYNEDDDFNSTEVMIKGQTFLWNKWMERHKYILDKWKEEESFKYLKNDWKREEYEYMKKIYKELLLSLRGDTYNMSQRQKIIWKKWIAKHPYRIREKIIDQWFHKLFEEINKNNIISDEIIDVLLNDYIESDKNCEHIYNMSEKKEKLKLILWIQIYMCVLEEEEKYKLQSEKEMFIDTCIYKLKDKKKHDEEEYDERNKELMKILNEMKKMEILNTDDEIRKKWKHQDWFKQMRKEWIREENRYLNEINEEIIRNYNMELKRYMFEKHWEDIKLKWIDNIDGDHIDGDHIDGDHIDGDHIDGDHIDGDHIDGNHIDDAWSAIIKYFERDDEEGRKYIQKKTHYFTNKLYDIECIKENTLQSDEVKEKFNIKTIIDIHMVIIEDIENDEWKKDKGDFLHICFEEFIKRKEFKEEGLYKIIINNEEKNNALNISDNNIIYILQNTWSEWFKRHTYILDQWKKEEWFKDLKNDWKREEYEYMKKIYKDLLLSLRGDTCNMSQRQKLIWRRWIAKHLYHINDNTVKKWFKEILEQLDKGNIINLSYIENEINKLNEENEKNLLNEHQISYNKKKILTTILWIQIHMMVLEESKKDACKKSKEIFLDTCIDELKKEEEEKKKEKLHSHEKTKEIIKIVEDMKKLNNLDIDEHRATEWKKKKWFKEMKKDWVYIRDRYLLDLEERHKYDQYQCEELIDVSSLDVQKNISKWNWENIQFKWIDYENEKDWLKGVHVDGYIYEDIKGAMNDDVDEYIYEDIKGAMNNDVDEYVKDNMEKDANTNVDKDHIKKYKECDDFFKMENPLIWQTVIEIQLKIMEESKKEKWETNKYDFLDICIEEYIKNENKDNSRNILEDEIFSMNKNIMWDTFIETHRYILEKWKREEWFHNLKKEWEDEILNYLNSSENRNDANNKNCNESNTNFMIEKEKIVFRKWINKHIEELKDCYEDEKNPFLEEEEVKKKKKLILTAWIQIHMMVLERFKEDEFLRTKELFIDAYIEEFKKDKHPNKYNNKIINMLEIIKKNIHHTNLNNEMNEWKNETWFKQWKDDWIKEENGNVFWLAQKRKERCTGKKYQKSEKKYEQKDKYMNEYNIGKCYINIHKNLLKKYLKYMNFKWIDDDNEIDWLRIVGNDQKDKQNKKKKIDKVSEE, via the exons ATGCAAAAAATTGGTATTACAAGTAATATTCTTATTGAATTAGAAAAGAATATAGTTAAAAGAAGTGGTCCTATTGAAGTATGGAAGAAAAAGTTTTTAGAAGAAGTATctgaaaaaataaataagtcattaaaaaaagaagatacAAAGGAAtgcaaaaaaaattgtagAAATTTTAATTACTGGATGGATGATAAAGAAGAAGATTTTGtatcaaaaaaattttttttgaatgAATTTATTACTTCTAGTGTTTGGAAAAATGAATTTGAAAAGGcaattataaatatattaaaaaaggaaGCTAAATCTTGTTCAAGAAATCGTAAGAAATATCCTAAagaaataagaaatataatgGGTGAGTTAGAAGATTATATAGATGATATTAATGATTACAAggaaaaattaaaaagtGGATACTGCTGGTCAGAAAAATATACagattatataatatggttaaaaaaaatgaaggAACATTTTATGACACATAAAGATTGGAATTTacttaaaaataataagtaTAAAAGGTATATAgttaaatatttaaaacGTTCATTAGATGATATGTTTCAGAATAAAATCGAATGTATAAGCGATATTCCAGATATTAAGGAAGAGGTTGTAGAATTAGTTTCAAAGCATAAGACAAACGTGGATTTGAAGTCCTCTAATGGAGAGGACgttaaaaatgtaaatacAGAAATATTTCCTACTCCAAAAGATCCTGAGATTAAAGAACCCCCTATAGAAATTGTTAGTAAACCTTTGGAATGGTtactttttaataattttacTATGTCTGGTAATAATTCAACACCTGAATATTCACGAGTCACAAACTATAAAGTAAGACCTACTTCCATTCAAGTAATGAATAAAGTACCCCCCACTGTTACCTCTAATTTTCTTCCCAAAGATTTTCCTTATATTGTTGCTTGGATTTTAGGTGCAATAATTGCAGGGACACTATTTGTATTTGGAAGAACTCgaaaa aAACAAAAGGCCATTACATTAAGAACCGAAGAAGTCGTAAAAGAGAAGATAAAGGTAGTAGACGAAGCAAAAGAAAAGAAGATACCTGTAAGAACAGAAAATGAACATATGAAgaagaattttttttggaaaTGGGTAACAATAATTGAgatacattttttaataatagAAGATATTAGAAAATATGAATGGGATATGAACAAGGAAGattttttatcaatatGTATAAACGAATTTatgaatgaaaaaaatagaaaatgtttatataatgaagatGATGATTTTAATAGCACAGAAGTAATGATAAAAGGACAAACTTTTTTATGGAATAAATGGATGGAAAgacataaatatattttagaTAAATGGAAAGAAGAAGaatcatttaaatatttaaaaaatgattgGAAGAGAGAAgaatatgaatatatgaaaaaaatatataaagagTTGTTACTTAGTTTGAGAGGtgatacatataatatgtCACAAAGgcaaaaaattatatggAAAAAATGGATTGCTAAACATCCATATAGAATaagagaaaaaataattgaTCAATGGTTTcataaattatttgaagaaataaataaaaataatataataagtgatgaaataatagacgtattattaaatgattatataGAAAGTGATAAAAATTGTGAACACATTTACAACATGagtgaaaaaaaagaaaaattaaaattaattttgtggatacaaatatatatgtgtgtattggaagaagaagaaaagTATAAATTACAAAGTGAAAAAGAAATGTTTATTGatacatgtatatataaattaaaagataaaaaaaaacatgatgaagaagaatATGATGAAAGGAACAAAGAATTGATGAAGATATTGaatgaaatgaaaaaaatggaaatattaaatactgatgatgaaataagaaaaaaatggaaaCACCAAGATTGGTTTAAACAAATGAGAAAAGAATGGATAAGAGAAGAAAATAgatatttaaatgaaatCAATGAGGAAATTAtaagaaattataatatggaattaaaaagatatatGTTTGAAAAACATTGGgaagatataaaattgAAATGGATAGATAATATTGATGGTGATCATATTGATGGTGATCATATTGATGGTGATCATATTGATGGTGATCATATTGATGGTGATCATATTGATGGTGATCATATTGATGGTAATCATATTGATGATGCTTGGTCTGCaatcataaaatattttgaacGAGATGATGAAGAGggaagaaaatatattcaaaagAAGACACATTattttacaaataaattatatgacATAGAATGTATTAAAGAGAATACTCTTCAATCTGATGAGGtgaaagaaaaatttaatataaaaactaTTATAGATATACATATGGTTATAATTGAAGATATTGAAAATGATGAATGGAAAAAGGATAAAGGAGATTTTTTACACATTTGTTTTGAagaatttataaaaagaaaagaattTAAGGAAGAAGGactttataaaataattataaataatgaagaaaaaaacaatgctttaaatatttctgataataatattatatatattcttcaaAATACGTGGAGTGAATGGTTTAAGAgacatacatatattttagaTCAATGGAAAAAAGAGGAATGGTTTaaagatttaaaaaatgattgGAAGAGAGAAgaatatgaatatatgaaaaaaatatacaaagATTTGTTGCTTAGTTTGAGAGGGGATACATGTAATATGTCACAAAGGCAAAAACTTATTTGGAGAAGATGGATTGCTaaacatttatatcatattaatgataatacTGTAAAGAAATGGTTCAAAGAAATATTAGAACAATTAGATAAAGggaatataataaatttgtcatatatagaaaatgaaataaacaaattaaatgaagaaaatgaaaaaaatcTTTTAAATGAACACCAAATTagttataataaaaaaaaaatcttaACTACCATTTTGTGGATCCAAATACACATGATGGTTTTAGAAGAATCTAAAAAAGATGCATGTAAAAAAAgtaaagaaatatttttagaTACATGTATAGATGAActaaaaaaagaagaagaagaaaaaaaaaaagaaaaactTCATTCTCAtgaaaaaacaaaagaaatcataaaaattgtggaagatatgaaaaaattgAATAACCTAGATATAGATGAACATCGAGCTACAgaatggaaaaaaaaaaagtggtttaaagaaatgaaaaaagaCTGGGTATATATAAGAGATAGATATTTATTAGACTTGGAAGAAAGACATAAATATGATCAATACCAATGCGAAGAATTAATAGATGTATCTTCTTTGGAtgttcaaaaaaatatatcgAAATGGAATTGGGAGAATATACAATTTAAGTGGATAGattatgaaaatgaaaaggaTTGGTTGAAAGGTGTTCATGTGgatggatatatatatgaagatATAAAGGGAGCTATGAATGATGATGTGgatgaatatatatatgaagatATAAAGGGAGCTATGAATAATGATGTGGATGAATATGTAAAGGATAATATGGAAAAGGATGCAAACACTAATGTTGATAAAGatcatattaaaaaatacaaaGAGTGTGATGATTTCTTTAAAATGGAGAATCCATTAATATGGCAAACCGTTATAGAGAtacaattaaaaataatggaagaaagtaaaaaagaaaaatgggaaacaaataaatatgactttttagatatatgcatagaagaatatataaaaaatgagaaTAAAGATAATAGTAGAAACATTTTAGAAGATGAAATTTTTAgtatgaataaaaatataatgtgGGATACATTTATAGAAACACAcagatatatattagaaaaGTGGAAAAGAGAAGAATGGtttcataatttaaaaaaggaatGGGAAGAcgaaatattaaattatttgaattCATCAGAAAATAGAAATGATgcaaataataaaaattgtaaTGAATCAAACACAAATTTTATGattgaaaaagaaaaaattgTGTTCAGAAAATGGATCAATAAACATATAGAAGAATTAAAAGATTGTTATGAAGATGAAAAGAATCCATTTTtagaagaagaagaagtaaaaaaaaaaaaaaaattaatattaacTGCATGGATACAAATACATATGATGGTATTAGAAAGATTTAAAGAAGATGAATTTTTAAGAACtaaagaattatttattgaCGCATATATTGaagaatttaaaaaagacAAACATccaaataaatataataacaagATAATTAATATGTTAGAGATTATCAAAAAGAATATCCATCATacaaatttaaataatgagATGAATGAATGGAAAAATGAAACATGGTTTAAACAATGGAAAGATGATTGgataaaagaagaaaatgGAAATGTATTTTGGCTAGCTCAAAAGAGAAAAGAGAGGTGTAcaggaaaaaaatatcaaaaaagtgaaaaaaaatatgaacaaaaaGATAAATACATGAACGAATATAATATTGGcaaatgttatataaatatacacaAAAACTTATTGAAGaaatatttgaaatatatgaattttaAATGGAttgatgatgataatgaaaTAGATTGGTTAAGGATTGTTGGAAATGATCAAAAGGAcaaacaaaacaaaaaaaaaaaaatagataaAGTATCAGaagaataa